A region from the Streptomyces lydicus genome encodes:
- a CDS encoding TetR/AcrR family transcriptional regulator, whose protein sequence is MAQRPERADALRNRETVLAAADALFAASSSPHSVSMDDIATAAGVGKGTLFRRFGDRTGLIGAVIASRLEPLQQAVREAQDAAGSSPRQRVLDLLDASLCFKIENRNLMAAAEEAGLSSPYRAEHYGWWHGMLHAALDQVPGVHDAGFTAHALLATIRADLVAHLIDDQEMTPDGLRSCLAAYVDNALGSHSSSPGTRKEA, encoded by the coding sequence GTGGCCCAGCGCCCAGAGCGTGCGGATGCCCTGCGCAACCGAGAGACCGTCCTGGCTGCCGCCGACGCCCTTTTCGCCGCCAGCAGCAGCCCCCACAGCGTGTCGATGGACGACATCGCGACGGCCGCGGGCGTGGGCAAGGGCACCCTCTTCCGCCGCTTCGGCGACCGCACCGGCCTGATCGGCGCCGTGATCGCCTCCCGCCTCGAACCCCTGCAGCAAGCCGTGCGGGAGGCACAGGACGCGGCCGGGTCCTCACCGCGGCAGCGGGTGCTGGACCTGCTCGACGCCTCACTGTGCTTCAAGATCGAGAACCGGAACCTGATGGCGGCCGCGGAGGAAGCCGGGCTCAGCAGCCCCTACCGGGCCGAACACTACGGCTGGTGGCACGGAATGCTGCATGCGGCGCTGGATCAGGTGCCCGGCGTCCACGACGCGGGTTTCACCGCCCACGCACTGCTGGCCACCATCCGCGCCGACCTCGTGGCACACCTGATCGACGACCAGGAGATGACACCTGACGGCCTGCGCTCCTGCCTCGCGGCCTACGTCGACAACGCCCTGGGTTCCCACTCCAGTTCGCCCGGCACGCGCAAGGAGGCATGA